The stretch of DNA agagcaaggcgCGGATCTcagggcgagagcgacgaccCCGCGCGCCCTTCGCGAGTTCCTTTTTACCTGCCTGCATTCCACAGTTtgtggagaaagcgacgcgcTGCCGCGAGtgcttcctcgtcgaacGCGACGGCAGCGCCCGGCGTCATTGCACTCAAGAACGTCCAGCTGAAAAAACCGGCacgaaaaagggggaaagcgagacgcgatGCAGCCACACAGCcgccgcgagcgcgcgaggcggcggacCACGGCGCTGTGCAGCCTACGCGTGTGTGACACAAAAACGGGatgcgaggcagaaaaaggcgaaggagcgaaGCGAGTGACGGACGCACAGGCTGTGTCTCCCCTTTGTTCGCCTTCTGTAGTTTTCGAACTGCGGGCACGCGGCCCCTCCCCCTGCCGGTTTTGCGCTCGTGATGTCAccgttcgtcttccttctcgttcccccCTTGATTTTCCTCGGCCACTACCGCCTCTGCGCGTCGGCATAACGTTGCGCAGGCACAGGTCGCGAACATTCCCTACTATCTGGAACAGCACATCATGATTACGCAGTaaaacgaggagagcgtCGAGGGATTTAAAGGAGATCCACGTGGAGCCGCCCGCGGGTCTGTGCGCAGGAgggttcgctctctctttccctcgaaGGCGTGTCGCAGACGCAGGCTGTTTGAtgctctcgtttcttttcgggggatctgcttccttctcaccGCAAAGCATCTGCGCCTGCTTCGTCTATAAGCCGATCCAGGTACCCTCGCTCGACGTTGCCTTTGGTTTTGCTCAGCTTCTTGCCGTCCCTGTCCACCAACAGGCCATGCAGCGTGACGCGCGTGAAGGGCGCTCGCTGAGTCAGCGCAGAGCACAAAATAAACTGGCGAAGTACCCAGAAGAACAGAATGTCTTCCCCGGTGACCAGTTCGGTCTCCAGCTGGAACGCGTCCGCTGAGAGGGCCGACAGGCGCCGCACAAAAGGGAAACCAGAAGCTGCAGATAAGTCCCAGCAGGAAGAATGccaaaacgaagaggaaggtgaagaagaagaggaagaagaggaagaagagggagaagaggagtcAGAAacaaacggagaggaagaagacgccggcaGATGGGAAtgtgagaaggaagacggaaacgtTATCTGTGTGAGTTCTTTCCTTGTTTCTCGTCCGGTTTCATGTTGAGTCGCCCGAGCGCATGCGAGAGGCCAGAGTGCACTGGAGAACCACGTGTCCAAGACGTCTCTGGATCGCGTGACTGTGAGGCGCAGGCGGTCTCCTTCGGagtgtgtttctgtctctggaggcgcTTCTCCATGCGGCTTTTCGTCGTGGTGCATTGgatctttcttttctcccacggagcgctgcatgcgtgcctgTCGCACCAGCGCTGTCGCGCGGTCCTTCGCACTGTCGAGGCCCAAGtctcggagacgcgaagcgaTTTCTGCTTCGACGGAAAGCCACATGTCTTCTTCAGATGCAGCCACTTCGTCCCACTCAAAGCCTGCACTCTggcctccctcttcgctgtctctttcgggCGCGTCAGAGAGTTTCACGTGCCAGACTGGAACGGGAACCCCCCAGGCGAGCTGTCTCGACAGGCACCAAGGCCGCAAACTGCCTTTTGCTCCCAGGATTCTACTCCATTGGCGTTCAACACGTTCCGGAAGGAGCTGAAGTCCTGTCGAttttccgccttcgtctccgtccccttcgtttctttcgtcttcgcgccgcgcttcgtccctctcgtcttcagtCTCGCCTGACAGGAAGCcgcccttctcgtctgcAGCGCGCGGAGATCGAGGGGATTCTCCCAGTGAAGCCTCCGGAGACTGAAGCTGCTCGTCCTTGGACGACGCCCCGCGCACCTTCTCCGTTGAAGGACTGGAAGAtctgccgtcttctctgtagGACTcgcggagacggaaggcgcgctgctgcgtcgccgccttctgggCGACTCGGGCGAGGGCCGGGAGGTCCAGCAGCCActgggaagagagacgcgcctgtACCTCCGCGCCGGTACGAGTCGAGATCCATCTCGGCcactggagaaggaaaccgcTTCGGGGCTTGTGCGcgcccgcctcttccccgccttccgGCTCGTCTTCCCAAACGCCCAGCGAGACGTCCTCCCTCGCCATGACGTCATGCagcgcctccctcgctggCGTGACATCTCCTGGAGAGCCTTGAGTCTTCGACGGGgcgcctggagacgcgccgcgagTCTCGGCTGAGGCCGCGCCGGACccagcgcctcgcgctggAGCCTCGCCCGTCCCTCGCCTACGGGGCTGAGACGGCGCGGAGCTGTCCTCGCCCGAAAAGACAGCAAAACCGACAAACTCCGTCCGCGTGGCCAACtcccgttctttctcgcgccgcgcctctccggctTCGCTGCCGCTGTTCGCGGCTCCAGTCGGCGCCGATGGAGAGAGACCCCGCGTGTGAAGAGAGCGAACACGACCCGTAGCGGAGGGCAAAAGGCATCCACTGCCGAGTGCGTCTCCACGGCGAAACGGAGTggaagatggagacgcagaagaaggtTGGAGACCTCGAAGTTGGCGAAGACGGACTGCGGCTGCGCCGGCCAGAGGATGAAGGTGTTCGCCATCGTGGACGACGAGAGGTACGGACCGGTTAAGCCCTGGGACTTCAACTTgccacgaagacgcaggTGCGCGTGAAAAACCAGGGACACGTGAGGCGTCACGCTCCTCCCCTTGGGCGCAGAGCCGACGAAAAGCCTGTGGTTTGATGCAGATGGCGGTGATCTGTGTGAGCTGTCGAGGCGCCTCGAGACAGATCGCCACGCGCATGTCGGGCGCCGTCTCCGggtctccatcttcttcgctttggccttctccgtcgactcggctcctctcgctgtccctcCCGTCGTGAGTCGCGGCCTGCGCCGGAACGCTCGGAAGCGCGAGTTCCCCCACGACCCGTGGCCTGGACGAGGGCCCGCTGGCCAAGGCGACTGGCAACAGccgacaggagaggaaataGAATCGTCTtgcctcctcgcgcttcgctttctctcccggtttctccgtctctcgccgtcgatTCTCAgagcgtctctcgtctctcagGAATGCCCCCGAGACCGCCCCGGAGTTGCCTGGGGCTTCCGGGTCGCCCGCCAGAGTTCGCTCTGTttcgtcctcggcgccgctcgcctgTGTCCCTGCACGCGGCGTCTGCGCGTGCGGGCTCGCgacgttctctcgcgccgtcttgCCCTCCAGGAcggtcttctctgcctcgcgaaAGGCATCCAGGGAAGGGTAGAGAACCTCGAAATCGGCCAGCGCCGTGTGCGCCCCCGTGTCCCACAGAGTGAGGTACGTGCCTCTCTGGATATACTTTTGGCGGTACAGCTGGacaaacgcgcgagacacgagGTCGCAGTAAGACCTCTCGAGTGTATAGACGCGCCGTGTCCAGTCGCAAGAGCACCCCAGCCGTCGCTGCTGACGCTCAATCACGTGTCGACATACCGACACCCAGCGGTTGAGCAGCGCAGCTTCGtgggccttctctccgtcttgttGGAGTCCGCGagttctctgccttcgttcGCGGACGCGGAGCTCatggcgacgcagaagccaCGCCATAGCGAGACCCGCGTGGTCGGTTCCGGGGATCCACTCGGTGCGACAGGCGGTCAAGACACCGGCGCCTGCCCCGCGTTGTCCGTTTTCGCCGCAGTCTCTGCTGCcgccctctcccttctttcccgcgAACGTTCGCTCGCTCCCAGCCAGCCTGAAACGGTCCGTCTCCTGGTCCTCCCCGCCGAGTTGCGTCCGCTCGTGTGTCCCATGCTCGCGCTCGGCGTGCGCAAGAACGCGTGCCCGCCCCGTCTCCCCCGTTTCGGCACTCTGcatgtcttcctcgcggtcgccgcgccgctcagcggcttcttcctcgtctccacgagcgtctgcgctctcttggcgctcgccgcgtcctcgcgcgtGCGCAGTAACGAGGAGCATGCGCCGGAATCTGACGAGAAGCTCTTGCAGCGCAAGGCTCGCTGCGTGCCCGAGATGCAGCGGTCCCGTGAGGTTGGGAGGCGGCATGAGCAAGCGAAACCGGGGTGCGTCTCGcacagcttctctctcgttctcagCCTGTGGCGGTCTCGTCCAGGCTCTGGGACCGACGCTCAGTTCGCTCTTTGCTTCCGCCGTGTGTACCTCTCGATCCGTGCTCCTCTGGTTGTGCAtgttcgcgtctctcctgcgagAGCTGCACGGCGTTTGGGAGTCGGTCGCCATCTCCCGGCCTCCGGGGGAACTCTCGTGAAGCGTCTCGCAGCCGCGAAGCTCGTTTTGAATCGCTGCCAGCGACAGCGGGGAGCGCCGCGGGCCGATCGGACGGGCTGAAGGCCCGCGCGAGGCATTCGCAGAAGTCTCTGGAGGAACCGCgtctgcgttctcttctcggccaACCAAAagtggacgagaaggaacggTGCGATCGGACAACACGGAAGCCGCCGCCGTGGCCGCatcgaagacgccgagcgtctcctcccaccaggtgtacagacaccgctCCCACGTGCGGTGCGGGAAGGCACGCGGAAGTCCAGAGGCCGGGGGTTCCTTCAAaggcttttcttctgcgcgtTCGTTCCCGGCGTGCTCCGACGACGGAGGGCTCGAGCGGAGGAGCGTGGGAGGCCTGCGAAAGAGTTCGTCTCGGCTGCCTtccgcgccgcgccttctccctcgttccgcgtctcgcccctccAGCACATTCCGACAGAAGGCCTCGGGAATCCGAGCGCGACGGGTGGAGCCGCGCGTATCAGCCCAGTTTTGGACGGAAGTCGAAAATGCGCCGCACGCTTCGTTTGCATCTCGAGCGTATTTAGGTCGGTCCGGGAGAGCGGAAtggggaaggcgcgacggcTGCGATGGCCACAGACGGCGTCCTACTGTTTGCGAGAGGACGGCAGTGGGGCCCAGGCTGgctgaagagagcgaggagccgaGAAAAGCGTAAGAAGGGAAGCCATCCTCCTCGCTTGGTCGACCGCGCCAGCCCTGACACGTGTGCCTTCCCGTCGCTTTGCTGCGCGGCAGCCGTCTACGCTTCCGTTTGACCGGAGACGCGCTCTCAGCTCCGGCCGGATGTTCCCCCCCGCCTGTGCCGATCCGTCCGTGCGAATCGCCGATCGTTTCACCAGACGATTcagcggctgtctccccgacgaagaagccgcaaagagaagagaattTCGAGAAGAACGCACTTGGCAGGGGAGAGGCCGTCCCGGACACCGCGCCGGACGGCGAAGCCTTCCACGCGTCCcacgtgtgtctgtgtggatCAAGAAAGTGGGTTCGGTTtcgcagctgccgccgctTTCCGGGGTTCTTCGGAGGCGGGAAAGACGTcacgggagaagacggggcaTGCCCAGCCTCGTCAATCGCCGCGAGGGACAGCGAACCAGTCCGGGGGGAGGCGCGAACCTTCCAGGGACTGGAGCCGTGCACGGCTTCagcgggaaagagagaaggcacaaacgggaagagaaggtggaggaaaaagagcagaCCAGCAGGGGGAAAGCTGCGGCCGAGGGCCATCATTGGCAGTCTCGCAACGCCTGTGGACGTCTCGCGCCGTCGTGAGTGATTGACGGGGCTGTTGAGTCTaggacagaaaaggaggtGAGGAATCGCCGATTTACGCGAGGAGGCTCCGCGAACGGTTAGGCGGAAAAACTCGCGTCACACAGAAAGCCGCGGGGCTCCTCggtctgcgtcttcctttcgGAAGTGTGCTGGGGTGTGCAACGTTTCGACCGTCGCAGGTCCGCTCTGTGTACAGAGCTTGCCGCGCCCCCAGACCATTTGACGGCGACGAACACGGCCCAAACATcccgtttttccctcttcgaCTCGGAAACACAGACATCTACGCAGGGTAAGTGGGGCTGAATTGGAAGGAAACGGACCGGGCCCGAACAGAGGGAGCCTGCGAGCGGTagtgtctgtgtgtgtgaaaTAAACGCTTTTTTCGCAGGCCTGCTTTACGATCCGAGACGGAGACCGTTGACACGGCAGGTTCCAAGGCGGTTTGAACGGGGACATCTGGAAAAGGGTAAACAAAAGAGGGGGATATTGGAGAAAGCCGCGGCGGGAACCGGTGCGGGCCTTTTTGTTTTCGCCCTGCGCCCGCtggtgtgtctccgctgcgctGGGCCTTTTTTGTGATGGCGAGGCAATCGAAGGggacgcgagacagccgagatGTCCGGTTTCTCGCATTTCGAGCCAGATTCGggcaaacgaagaagcgatCGGAAACACCGGACGCTAAACGAAGAGAGTCTCAACCGGGGTTTACCATGATGCATGATGTGAGTGCGTAGATTTCCACACGGGTTCTCCTGTAGAGTCGGTCAGGAGACAGGCAATGGCCATGTGTTTCTCGACTCGAGCGAATTGCCTCGCTATCGGTTGTGTGTTCAGCGACGGCCCGCGTTGTGTGCCTGTCCAGAATGACGCTAGAGAAGTCGGGTGCCGGCATGGAAACATCGTGTCAGCGATAAAGAATGCTGCCTAAATTGTTTCCAGTCACGCCAAGTGCTCGAGGACAACGGTACTCGAAGCGGGTATCTCTTCCACAGTTGCCGCCCCACTTCTGCGTTTTTGTCCCAGCTGTGGTGTTTGCAGCCAGGGCATTATTGTTTGCCTTTTGAAATCCTCTGTGTTCTCTTCCCGTAAACCTGTGTTCCACAAAAACCCACGCACAAGGCGCTGGGGACGCGTACGGCCGCACGCGGCATCGACACACAACAGTCAGCCTAGAGTCGAGTCTCCCGGCGCATCTCTCATTTTGCTCCGGTCCTCTGATTCTCACTTTTTGAACCGTTCGTGTCACCGTTGCCGCCATCCTGCTTCGGCAAATAAAAATCAGTATCTCTCTGGCATTTCGCTGAACCTTAAAAAGTCGGGTTACAACAAATACACATGCCACGGCTCGCGGATCTAGCTGCGGCACATGTGCGGTAACAGCACGGGCACAGGCCGCGGCACACCGGCCGTCGCTGAACAGCGTAACTCGCGTGGACGAACGGAAACCATCCCAATCACGACAAACGAGCGAAATCTCTGTGTTCCACAACCACCATCCCGATTCCAACCCCGGGGTGGAGAACTGTCGAGCATCTCCAGAGCTAAGCACCGCTATGACGGCAGCGATAAAGAAGTTGAAGCTGCGCGGTCTCTGCACTCGCTTCGAGAAGACGTTGAGTGAACTCTTCGGGTTCGAGGACGACACGGCGGCCCACGCAGTCCAAGGCCTCGGCCAGCTGCACGGCAATCTCGTGAACGCACTGCGCCACATACAGGAGAATCAAAGACCGAGAGGCGTCCGTTCAGCTTCACAAACTTGTAGTTTGCTGTCCTACCTGACACGGCTGACTTCCTGCCACGACTTCCAATGAGGCCCTCGGGCGTCAGTGCACTTTTAGCAGGCGTTTCCAGTGAAAACTTCTGAGTCGCGATCTCTCTTTGCGACTTGGATGTCCCGTCGCGGTTAGTTCGCCGAAACGCCGCCTCTCCGAAAAAACCGTAAACGCCTCGCGATCTTCGCAGGCGTGCACCCCTGACGAGCTCGACTCAGTCTCGAGTTGAAATTCAAAGAAATCGTTTTCAGGATCCAGCTGTGCAACTCTGAGGAACCAGATGGAGAATCACGAACTCTCCCCTACTTTGGACACCTCTCCGAGAGGCGCTCCGGGAGCTCTCCGTGCGCACAGGCGTCCAGGCTCAaacgctttctcgcctcagGATTCTCCACGCGAAATTCCGAGGCTGTTTGTCCAAACGCGACTCACCGTCAAATCAGACTCGTGTGCCAAAACGTTGCACTGGAAAGTCTGGCCTGAAACAAAACACACAAGCGAGTTTTTGCTCAGCGCGCCAGTCAGCGAGGGCCGTTCGAGTTGCCACGCCTCAGACGCCATTCGTAACGCACGCCGATACAAACACAGCTTTTTCACAttttctgcgttctcttTGTAGTCTCATACACGACCGGCTCCAGAGTGATTCGTCCTTCATCGCGACGACGTACACGAGCAAAGCCGAGGCAGAACCAGGTAGCCACGAGAGGGATGTGCGCTGGAGTCGGCTCTCGCCTCAGCTGCTGGAGGTCCGTTGTCCCCCTGGAGCGGTTGTCCTCCGCTCGACGCGGCACGTCTTGACAAATCGTCCTGGCCGGGGCGCACGATGTGAAACGCAGCCGTCGAATCTGAGCAGCAGTAAGCCGTcactgcgcctctctccatgCAGTCCACTGCTTGCTGAAGCAGTGCAGGTGGAAGGAGAGAGTCAAGCAAGTGAAAGAAGAGCCCCAAGTCCTCTCCCGCGACtgcagaaaaacacgcagGGACACAGGCTGGAAAACGCTAAGAAACTGGGGAAGACAAATGCTGGACATAAAAAGGAGTACGAGACGTAAACCACGGGGATTTTCGTCACAAGCGGcgccgagagacacgagaagtGTACCCACGGAGACATCTTCCCTCatctgcctccttcctctccacaggTATCTCCTGCAGCGTAGGCACGCGCGAGGCGATACGTGCTCGTGCGCCACGCCTTACCACCGCcagcaaaaagagagggaaacaaacAAAAATCTCTTTGACGGCGTGGGTGAACCGAGTTCTGCAGTGTCGCGCTGCTCCGTTCTGACCCTCACGCGCCACAGGAACGCCTTTTTCTCATTTCTTCGCGTGCTCCTCTCCGGCGTGACCACGCACTCACCTTTCGCCTGCTTGATGGCTCGGAGGACTTCCACGAGCGCCAGCCCTGCTTCTCCGGCACTGTCCTCTAGCATCGTCATGGGAGCGGATCTGCTCGGGTGTCCTGCCGGGGAATCCGATTCCACCCTGACACTATCGTCCCTTGGCCCTTTCGTTACACTTGCACGGGTA from Neospora caninum Liverpool complete genome, chromosome XI encodes:
- a CDS encoding putative tRNA synthetase codes for the protein MMALGRSFPPAGLLFFLHLLFPFVPSLFPAEAVHGSSPWKVRASPRTGSLSLAAIDEAGHAPSSPVTSFPPPKNPGKRRQLRNRTHFLDPHRHTWDAWKASPSGAVSGTASPLPSAFFSKFSSLCGFFVGETAAESSGETIGDSHGRIGTGGGEHPAGAESASPVKRKRRRLPRSKATGRHTCQGWRGRPSEEDGFPSYAFLGSSLSSASLGPTAVLSQTVGRRLWPSQPSRLPHSALPDRPKYARDANEACGAFSTSVQNWADTRGSTRRARIPEAFCRNVLEGRDAERGRRRGAEGSRDELFRRPPTLLRSSPPSSEHAGNERAEEKPLKEPPASGLPRAFPHRTWERCLYTWWEETLGVFDAATAAASVLSDRTVPSRPLLVGREENADAVPPETSANASRGPSARPIGPRRSPLSLAAIQNELRGCETLHESSPGGREMATDSQTPCSSRRRDANMHNQRSTDREVHTAEAKSELSVGPRAWTRPPQAENEREAVRDAPRFRLLMPPPNLTGPLHLGHAASLALQELLVRFRRMLLVTAHARGRGERQESADARGDEEEAAERRGDREEDMQSAETGETGRARVLAHAEREHGTHERTQLGGEDQETDRFRLAGSERTFAGKKGEGGSRDCGENGQRGAGAGVLTACRTEWIPGTDHAGLAMAWLLRRHELRVRERRQRTRGLQQDGEKAHEAALLNRWVSVCRHVIERQQRRLGCSCDWTRRVYTLERSYCDLVSRAFVQLYRQKYIQRGTYLTLWDTGAHTALADFEVLYPSLDAFREAEKTVLEGKTARENVASPHAQTPRAGTQASGAEDETERTLAGDPEAPGNSGAVSGAFLRDERRSENRRRETEKPGEKAKREEARRFYFLSCRLLPVALASGPSSRPRVVGELALPSVPAQAATHDGRDSERSRVDGEGQSEEDGDPETAPDMRVAICLEAPRQLTQITAICIKPQAFRRLCAQGEERDASRVPGFSRAPASSWQVEVPGLNRSVPLVVHDGEHLHPLAGAAAVRLRQLRGLQPSSASPSSTPFRRGDALGSGCLLPSATGRVRSLHTRGLSPSAPTGAANSGSEAGEARREKERELATRTEFVGFAVFSGEDSSAPSQPRRRGTGEAPARGAGSGAASAETRGASPGAPSKTQGSPGDVTPAREALHDVMAREDVSLGVWEDEPEGGEEAGAHKPRSGFLLQWPRWISTRTGAEVQARLSSQWLLDLPALARVAQKAATQQRAFRLRESYREDGRSSSPSTEKVRGASSKDEQLQSPEASLGESPRSPRAADEKGGFLSGETEDERDEARREDERNEGDGDEGGKSTGLQLLPERVERQWSRILGAKGSLRPWCLSRQLAWGVPVPVWHVKLSDAPERDSEEGGQSAGFEWDEVAASEEDMWLSVEAEIASRLRDLGLDSAKDRATALVRQARMQRSVGEKKDPMHHDEKPHGEAPPETETHSEGDRLRLTVTRSRDVLDTWFSSALWPLACARATQHETGRETRKELTQITFPSSFSHSHLPASSSSPFVSDSSSPSSSSSSSSSSPSSSFWHSSCWDLSAASGFPFVRRLSALSADAFQLETELVTGEDILFFWVLRQFILCSALTQRAPFTRVTLHGLLVDRDGKKLSKTKGNVERGYLDRLIDEAGADALRWTFLSAMTPGAAVAFDEEALAAARRFLHKLWNAGRFIERFASQFPPPAYARTDAEPAGREPVPKGETKGTQGGSESDRRGRCSPLVARYYWSRALQVAHEVTELLKKMEAAAAAHAVQTFLWLDVADWLLPAAAAVRAQKDGDREGDREKEEGDREGERVEEDEGENRGTGVGGAEGMSLERPELDTEALRLFPVVQRVVRRLRRALKEFSETPKRVKKTEGDAVAEKVTDRREEDERREGAEARVDAAREWKTSWPEEPAGAASRTEEDATHGKMREKTREATLSDEACTHGDTEGRTSRNQTGTGRTPAAGEGREKTNKTVDGDDRTADGAKRMSKKTVEGVHVEIRVKEKKLFNLLKDEGFFVAVWAGLPPGALEVVFAPLSSASGGTRNLGPPRSEESATRGNGEEGAEAEDGTTSEGGEETELDASVREIEISIFRSSSTSSAFSAGGETLRGQSGETAAAGAWHMRAAAKMGNVEATEEEKDAEGEKGAEQGGGSFAAESERAARQRGKSQRLRRQIEELEARLAVPE